A section of the Blastocatellia bacterium genome encodes:
- a CDS encoding Stp1/IreP family PP2C-type Ser/Thr phosphatase, protein MPGKKLIKVRMYGKTDVGCVRQNNEDNFFMSDLVDGFTPLPNETLTRQVTDNRVLLAVADGMGGAAAGEVASELAINGLKEEFLHFPGVGSPERLMRAIQQINQHIWDTGRRHIQYRGMATTLTAALIEGNRAYIAEIGDSRAYILRGGRIKQITTDQSWLELMIEQGLMTREEAKSSKQRNMILQSLGGQQEVKVALTAVDLAAGDILLLCSDGLSEKISAPEMLTILRQSLSLEIASNKMVNLAKDRGGEDNITLVVAHFDGDGLEASPAPEELISYIKVINVFDHVADMGVRDTRKLSSEQRGPANFKTTIRVKDTAGVSDSNYPNRLQLEEQATALADYIETLQLALEQQLNDLDQYTEWQLKQARLDIALQHSIEGLKSAVPALSQLRAALNECNKNIFRATSNKKQ, encoded by the coding sequence TTGCCAGGAAAAAAACTTATTAAAGTAAGAATGTATGGAAAAACTGATGTTGGTTGTGTCAGACAAAATAATGAAGATAATTTTTTTATGTCTGATTTAGTAGATGGTTTTACTCCTCTACCTAATGAAACTCTTACTCGTCAAGTTACTGATAATCGGGTATTGCTTGCAGTTGCTGATGGTATGGGAGGCGCGGCAGCCGGTGAAGTAGCATCAGAACTAGCAATTAATGGCTTAAAAGAAGAATTTCTGCATTTTCCTGGTGTAGGCTCTCCAGAAAGATTAATGCGAGCTATTCAGCAAATTAACCAGCATATTTGGGACACGGGCCGCCGTCATATTCAATATCGTGGAATGGCTACAACTTTAACTGCTGCTTTAATTGAAGGAAACCGTGCTTATATTGCTGAAATAGGAGATTCTCGCGCTTATATTTTACGTGGCGGCAGAATTAAACAAATTACTACAGACCAAAGTTGGCTAGAGTTAATGATTGAACAAGGGTTGATGACGCGCGAAGAGGCTAAATCTAGCAAACAAAGAAATATGATTTTGCAATCTCTTGGCGGTCAACAAGAAGTAAAAGTAGCTTTAACGGCTGTAGATCTAGCAGCAGGAGATATTTTACTTTTATGTAGTGATGGATTATCAGAAAAAATTTCTGCCCCAGAAATGCTTACAATTTTAAGACAAAGCTTAAGTTTAGAAATAGCTTCAAATAAAATGGTTAATTTAGCTAAAGATCGTGGTGGAGAAGATAATATTACTTTAGTAGTTGCTCATTTTGATGGAGATGGTTTAGAAGCTAGTCCAGCACCAGAAGAGCTAATTTCTTATATAAAAGTAATTAATGTTTTTGATCATGTTGCAGATATGGGTGTAAGAGATACTCGTAAGTTATCCTCTGAACAACGTGGCCCAGCTAATTTTAAAACTACTATTAGAGTTAAAGATACAGCCGGAGTTTCAGATAGTAATTATCCTAATCGCCTACAGTTAGAAGAACAAGCCACAGCTTTAGCAGATTACATTGAAACCCTACAACTAGCTTTAGAACAACAACTTAATGATCTAGATCAATATACTGAATGGCAACTAAAGCAAGCCCGTCTTGATATTGCATTACAACATTCTATTGAAGGCTTAAAGTCTGCCGTTCCAGCACTCTCACAACTACGAGCAGCACTTAATGAATGTAATAAAAATATTTTTCGTGCAACGTCAAACAAAAAACAATAA
- a CDS encoding ABC transporter permease produces the protein METLWQDIRYGLRMLGKSPSFTIIAIAALALGIGANTAIFSIIYGIILKPLPYQDPDSLVFVQSHNPTSGIAPLAVTVPARYEGWRDRNHVFENLAGRRTKNFNITIDKEPERVLGDQITYNYFDTLGVKPLKGRFFFKEEDKAGNAQVVILREGYWQERFGGNIDVIGQKITVNNNSYTIVGIAPNDHRNNNFNIFVPLALEPEKEIRGFHNLQVIGRLKSGVSISQAEAEIKTIAEAQVQEDPNVNSGWTVVLTPMHELIVKDVRPALMILLSAVFLVLMIACANVANLILVRVTIREREVAIRAALGAGRLRLAQQFFTESLLLSVMGGVLGILLANLLVTIFIKWNLVLLPRASEIQINLPVLFFTVLVSILTGVILGLVPVLQASKANLGEVMKENTHTATGWRGRKISNILIVSEVALSLVLLIGAGLLIRSFMKIQQVDPGFNPNNVLTTQFALQGSVYQDGDKQLNFHKQVIEKTTSLPGIEVVATSTSVPLSGQNPKIRYSVEGQQVDFNNIPFAASADITPDYFKVMGIPLIRGRFFTDQDNISSDKVVIVNQTMAEKIFPGQDPIGKRITRGVPDENETPEWSQIVGVVGDVKMAQLSEKFESQMYFPFYQYPEDFALRSTFFLITRTKVDPNSLIKGVREQILSVDKDLPVFNTKVLSQMVSDSLTYARFLMTLLGIFAFSALILAAVGIYGVISYSVAQRTHEIGIRLALGAQTFDILKMVLKEGLGLTLLGIGVGLGVSLALNHLMSNLLYGVTTTDPTTYVAIILILVTITLVAIYVPANRATRVDPIIALRRE, from the coding sequence ATGGAAACACTTTGGCAAGATATCCGATATGGCCTAAGAATGCTTGGAAAAAGTCCTAGTTTTACTATTATTGCTATTGCCGCCCTAGCTTTAGGTATAGGTGCTAATACAGCAATTTTTAGTATTATTTATGGCATTATTCTAAAGCCACTTCCTTATCAAGACCCTGATAGCCTGGTTTTTGTGCAATCTCATAATCCTACTAGCGGAATCGCTCCTTTGGCTGTAACTGTCCCGGCTCGCTATGAAGGTTGGCGAGATCGCAACCATGTTTTTGAAAATTTAGCTGGACGTAGAACAAAAAATTTTAATATCACTATTGATAAAGAACCTGAAAGGGTATTAGGTGATCAAATTACTTATAATTACTTTGATACTCTTGGTGTAAAACCCTTAAAGGGTCGTTTCTTTTTTAAGGAAGAAGACAAAGCTGGTAATGCTCAAGTAGTTATTTTAAGAGAAGGTTATTGGCAGGAACGCTTTGGGGGAAATATTGATGTAATTGGTCAAAAAATTACAGTGAATAACAATAGTTATACAATTGTTGGTATTGCCCCTAATGATCATAGAAATAATAATTTTAATATTTTTGTTCCTTTAGCTTTAGAACCAGAAAAAGAAATTCGAGGTTTTCATAACCTTCAAGTAATTGGACGATTAAAATCAGGTGTAAGTATTAGCCAAGCAGAAGCAGAAATAAAAACTATTGCTGAGGCACAGGTACAAGAAGATCCTAATGTTAATAGTGGTTGGACGGTAGTACTTACACCAATGCACGAACTAATTGTTAAAGATGTGCGACCTGCTCTAATGATTTTACTATCAGCAGTTTTCTTAGTTCTAATGATTGCTTGTGCCAATGTAGCAAACTTAATTTTAGTTAGGGTTACTATTAGAGAAAGAGAAGTTGCTATTCGTGCTGCTTTAGGAGCAGGACGCTTAAGGCTAGCTCAGCAGTTTTTTACTGAAAGTTTATTACTTTCAGTAATGGGGGGCGTATTAGGTATTTTGTTAGCAAACTTATTGGTTACTATTTTTATTAAGTGGAATTTAGTTCTTTTACCAAGAGCAAGCGAAATACAAATTAATCTTCCAGTATTATTTTTTACAGTTTTAGTTTCTATTTTAACAGGGGTTATTTTAGGTCTAGTTCCAGTATTGCAAGCTTCAAAAGCTAATTTAGGTGAAGTGATGAAAGAAAATACTCACACTGCAACGGGTTGGCGTGGTAGAAAAATTAGTAATATTTTAATTGTTAGCGAAGTAGCTTTGTCCTTAGTTTTACTTATTGGAGCAGGGCTTTTAATTAGAAGTTTTATGAAAATTCAACAAGTAGACCCTGGTTTTAATCCTAATAATGTTTTAACTACTCAATTTGCTTTACAAGGCAGCGTTTATCAAGATGGCGACAAACAGCTAAATTTTCATAAACAAGTTATAGAAAAAACTACTAGTTTGCCTGGGATTGAGGTTGTTGCTACCTCTACATCAGTTCCTTTATCAGGACAAAACCCTAAGATTCGCTACAGCGTAGAGGGCCAACAAGTAGATTTTAACAATATTCCTTTTGCTGCGAGTGCTGATATAACACCAGATTATTTTAAGGTGATGGGTATTCCTTTAATTAGAGGAAGGTTTTTTACCGATCAAGATAATATCAGTAGCGATAAGGTAGTAATAGTTAATCAAACTATGGCAGAGAAGATTTTTCCTGGTCAAGATCCTATTGGAAAAAGAATTACTCGCGGTGTTCCTGATGAAAACGAGACTCCAGAATGGAGCCAAATTGTTGGTGTAGTTGGGGATGTAAAAATGGCTCAACTAAGTGAAAAATTTGAAAGCCAAATGTATTTTCCTTTTTATCAATACCCAGAAGATTTTGCTTTAAGAAGTACATTCTTTTTAATAACACGTACAAAAGTTGACCCAAATAGCCTTATTAAAGGTGTTAGAGAACAAATACTTAGTGTAGATAAAGATCTACCTGTATTTAACACAAAAGTCTTATCTCAAATGGTTTCAGATTCTTTAACTTATGCAAGGTTTTTGATGACTCTATTAGGTATTTTTGCTTTTTCAGCTTTAATTTTGGCAGCAGTAGGAATTTATGGGGTTATTTCTTATTCGGTAGCACAAAGAACACATGAAATAGGGATTCGACTAGCTTTAGGTGCGCAAACTTTTGATATACTAAAAATGGTATTAAAAGAAGGTTTAGGTTTAACTCTATTAGGCATTGGTGTAGGATTAGGAGTTTCACTAGCACTTAATCACTTAATGTCAAATTTGTTATATGGAGTAACTACAACAGATCCAACAACATATGTAGCTATTATATTAATTTTAGTAACTATTACTTTAGTAGCTATTTATGTACCAGCAAATCGAGCAACTAGAGTTGACCCAATAATTGCATTAAGACGTGAGTAA
- a CDS encoding inner membrane CreD family protein, translating into MVKRIIAIAIIYLFTTVAWMVLGATIFSRTYSLDDRLNDKVASTWGSEHNQTPPSAFFEKTITREVKTVEDGKVVIRNVDEKITSILPLESTDIKVDFDLEHRQKGLLWYSTYKVNFDGTYKFLNNTDGEKITFSFYFPSSNAIYADLVFSVNDIAVNLTNQSNVATATAQVPAGQMATLKIAYRSQGLNNWYYNFGSEVTQVKDFSLKMTTNFKDIDFPENTLSPAEKLENAKGWEMAWSYKSLVSGFRIGMAMPEKLQPGPLAGQISFFAPVSLFFFFFLMFIITTLRNIEIHPMNYFFIATGFFAFHLLLAYLVDHMSIHMSFAISSVVSIFLVISYLRLVVGTQFAIREAALAQFVYLVLFSYAFFFKGFTGLSITIGSILTLFVVMQLTGRIRWEEKFATKMVYIPKEDKDKNKESTQAQ; encoded by the coding sequence ATGGTTAAGAGAATTATTGCTATTGCAATTATTTACTTGTTTACTACTGTTGCTTGGATGGTTTTAGGAGCAACAATTTTTTCCCGCACTTACTCGCTAGATGATAGATTAAATGACAAAGTGGCTTCTACTTGGGGATCAGAGCATAATCAAACCCCTCCTAGTGCATTTTTTGAAAAAACTATTACCAGAGAAGTAAAAACTGTAGAAGATGGAAAAGTAGTTATAAGAAATGTAGATGAAAAAATTACAAGTATTCTACCTTTAGAAAGCACTGACATTAAGGTAGATTTTGATCTAGAACATCGTCAAAAAGGACTGCTTTGGTATAGTACATATAAAGTCAACTTTGATGGGACTTACAAATTTCTTAATAACACTGATGGTGAGAAAATAACTTTTTCCTTTTATTTTCCTTCTTCAAACGCAATTTATGCTGATTTAGTTTTTTCAGTAAATGATATAGCAGTAAATTTAACTAATCAAAGTAATGTAGCAACCGCAACTGCTCAAGTTCCTGCTGGACAAATGGCTACGTTAAAAATAGCTTACCGCTCACAAGGCTTAAATAATTGGTATTACAATTTTGGTAGTGAAGTAACCCAGGTTAAAGATTTTTCACTAAAAATGACTACTAATTTTAAGGACATTGATTTTCCTGAAAATACTTTATCCCCAGCAGAAAAACTAGAAAATGCTAAAGGATGGGAAATGGCTTGGTCATATAAAAGCTTAGTGTCAGGTTTTAGAATTGGTATGGCAATGCCTGAAAAATTACAACCCGGCCCGCTTGCAGGACAAATTAGCTTTTTTGCCCCAGTATCATTATTTTTCTTTTTCTTTTTAATGTTTATTATAACTACTTTACGCAATATTGAAATTCATCCAATGAACTATTTCTTTATTGCAACAGGTTTTTTTGCTTTCCACTTATTACTTGCTTATCTAGTTGATCATATGTCAATTCATATGTCATTTGCTATTAGTTCGGTAGTTTCTATTTTCTTAGTTATCAGTTATTTACGTTTAGTTGTAGGAACACAATTTGCCATTCGTGAAGCAGCTTTAGCACAATTTGTTTACTTAGTTTTATTTTCTTATGCTTTCTTTTTCAAAGGTTTTACTGGACTGTCAATTACTATAGGGTCTATTCTAACTTTATTTGTCGTAATGCAATTAACTGGTCGTATACGTTGGGAAGAAAAATTTGCTACCAAAATGGTTTATATCCCTAAAGAAGACAAAGATAAAAATAAAGAATCAACTCAAGCTCAGTAA
- a CDS encoding universal stress protein has translation MKVLLAIDGSKYSDAAVEEVTNRVWPEGTEIMVLSVVHIITEWPDPIFYGVRLMAFEDHRREARKVVNKATTKLMEKFGSEKIRIIGEILEGSPKKLVVKEATNWGADLIIVGSHGRGAIGKALLGSVSSYVGSDLKCSVEVIHLKEEMVAVA, from the coding sequence ATGAAAGTCTTATTAGCAATAGATGGTTCAAAATATAGTGATGCTGCTGTTGAGGAAGTTACAAATCGAGTTTGGCCGGAAGGTACAGAAATAATGGTGTTAAGCGTAGTTCATATAATTACAGAATGGCCCGATCCTATATTTTATGGCGTTCGTTTGATGGCTTTTGAAGACCATAGAAGAGAAGCACGAAAAGTTGTTAATAAAGCTACAACAAAATTGATGGAAAAATTTGGAAGTGAAAAAATACGCATCATTGGTGAAATTTTAGAAGGCTCTCCTAAAAAATTGGTTGTAAAAGAAGCTACAAATTGGGGTGCTGATTTAATTATTGTAGGCTCTCATGGACGTGGAGCAATAGGAAAAGCTCTGCTTGGTTCTGTATCTTCATATGTAGGTTCAGATCTTAAATGCTCTGTTGAAGTTATACATCTTAAAGAAGAAATGGTTGCAGTAGCCTAA